GCGCTCCGCGAGGAGTTGGGTGACGTGCTGTTGCAGGTGGTGCTGCACGCCCGGCTCGCCGAGGAGTTGCCCGAGGGCGAGCGCTGGAATGTCGATGACGTCGCCGGTGGCCTGGTGGACAAGATGATCCGGCGTAACCCGCACGTCTTCGCCGGTGCCGAGGCGGGGACGCTGGAGGAGATCACCGCCAACTGGGAACGGATCAAGCGGGCCGAGAAGGCACGTGACTCGGTGCTGGACGGTGTGGCGCTGAGCCAGCCCGCCCTCGCTCTGGCCGCGACGATCCTGGACCGCGCCGCCCGGGTCGGTCTGGCCGTCCCGCCCCCACTGGCCGACTCTCAGGTGGACGAGGAGGCAAGGCTCGGCGCCAGCCTCCTGGCCACGGTCGCCGCAGCTCGCCAGGCCAACCTGGACCCGGAAGCCGCCCTACGCCGCACCACCCTGGCGTACGCCGAGGCCGTCCGCGCCGCCGAAACCCCACCCGTCGAACCTCCCGCGGAATGATGTTGATCAAGAGGTTTGCGTCAGCTCCGGGCCGGATCCTGACGCAAACCTCTTGATCAACGCGGCTGGCGGAGGGCGGTCGGTAGGGTCGGGGGGTGGAAGCGTTCGGGGTTTTGGCGGAGCGGGTTGTCGAGGCGTTGCTGGAGAGTCGGCCGGGGGCCGCCACCGCAGCCGGGGACCATCGGTACGACGATCGGCTGCCGGACCTGTCCGCCGACGCGCTCGCCGCCGACCGGGCGATGCTCTCCGACGCGGCGAACGCGCTGTCCGAACAGGACCCTGACTCGTTCGACGTCGAGGAGCAGGTCGATCACGCGCTGCTCACCTCCTTCGTGGATCGGGAGCTGTTCGAGCTGACCGAGATCCGGTCGCACGAGTGGAACCCGTTGCGCCACAACCCGGGCCCGCTGCTGCATGCGCTGCTGGCCCGCCCGTACGCCCCGGCCGAGGTGCGGCTGACCCAGCTGGCCGGCCGGCTCGCCGCCGTACCGGACGCCCTGGCGACCGCGCGCGCGACGCTGCGGGACATGCCGCGGATCCACGCCGAGACGGCGGTCGGGCAGTTCACCGGCACGGCCGCGCTGATCCGCGACGAGCTGCCGGCGCTGCTCGCCCAGGCGCCGCGCAGCCTGGACCGGGTGGAGCCGGCGGCAACCGCGGCGATCGCCGCGCTGGAGGAGTTCGTCGCCTGGCTGCGCATCGGCCTGGCCACCGACGCCGGCCCGGGCCGTGACCCCCGGCTGGGCCGCCGCCGCTGGGAGGCCCGGCTCTGGCACACCCTGGACACCGAGCTGGGCGCCGCCGAGATCCAGCGCCGCGCCTGGGCCAACCTGGACCGGGTCACCGCGGAGATCCGCGAGGCGGCCGTCGAGCTGGTCGATGGCCAGGCCGACGACGCGGCGGTACGCCGGGCGCTGGACGTGCTCGCCGCCGAGCACCCGGACGACCGGACCATCGTCGAGCTGGCCGGGGTGACCCTGGACGAGGCGACCGACTTCGTCCGCGCGCACGACCTGGTCTCTCTGGTCGACGACCGGTGCGTGATCCAGGAGATGCCGGAGTTCGCCCGGGGCGTCGCGGTGGCGTACTGCGACGCTCCCGGCCCGCTGGAGACCGCCGCCCTGCCGACCTTCTACTGCATCGCGCCCACCCCGTCGGACTGGCCGGCGCACCGGGTCGAGTCGTTCTACCGTGAGTACAACGACCACATGATCCGCAACCTGACCGTGCACGAGGCGATGCCCGGGCACTTCCTCCAGCTCGCCCACGCCCGGCACTACGTCGGCGGCACCCGGGTCCGGGCGCTGGCCAGGTCCGGCCCGTTCATCGAGGGCTGGGCCGTCTACGCCGAGGAGCTGATGGCCGGGCTCGGCTTCGGTGGCCTCCCGGTGCGGTTGCAGCAGCTCAAGATGCAGCTGCGGATGACCATCAACGCGCTGCTCGACCAGTTGGTGCACGCCGAGGATCTGCCTGAGGCCGAGGCGATGGCGCTGATGACGGGGCGCGGCTTCCAGGAGGAGGGCGAGGCGGCCGGCAAGTGGCGCCGGTCGCTGCTCACCTCCACCCAGCTCTCCACCTACTTCGTGGGGTACAGCGAGGTGGCCGAGATCGCCGCCGCCCGCCCGGACGGGGTGTCGGTGCGCGACTGGCACGACGCGATGCTCGCCCACGACTGCCCGCCCCCGCGCCACCTGCGGACCCTGCTCGGGGTCTGATCCGCCCCGATCGAGCGCCGTCCGGGTGCGTTCAGCGCCGCGCGGCGGTCACCGTGGCGTCGATCAGCCAGCGCGAGATGGAGTACGCGGGCGGCAGCTCCGCCGGCAGCGCGTCCAGGCCGAACCAGCGGGCCTGGGTCAGCTCCCGGCCGTCGACCACCGGCTCGGCATGCGGGTCGGCGGCACGGGCGGTGAAGCCGGCGAGCAGCACCCCGGGGCCGGAGATCGCCCACGGCTGGCTGCCGAAGTAGGCCAGCCCGTCGACGGTCAGCCCGACCTCCTCGCCGACCTCCCGGTGCACGGCCGCCTCCAGCGTCTCGCCGGCCTCGACGAAGCCGGCCACCAGTGCCCACAGCCCGGTCGGCCCGGTGGCGTGCCGGACCAGCAGCAACTGGTCCGCGTGGCCGGCCCGGCCTGGCCGGGTGATCGCGACCAGCACCGCGGCGGAGAGCTGCATCGGCACGTACAGGTCGCAGTCGGGGCAGCGGCGGGCCGACTCGCCGGGCAGGTCGGTCAGCTCGGCCCGGCAGGCGCCGCACCACCGGTGGGTACGCCGCCAGGTGATCACCGCCAACGCTCGGCCGGCCAGGGTGGCGAGCGGCTCGGGCACCTCGGCGGCGAGCGACGCCCAGCCGCGCGCCCGGCCGGGGAACTCGTCGGCCGTGGCCAGGTCGGTCGCCCATGCGGGCACCCCGTCGAGGGTGCCCAGTGGCACCCATCGGATGTCGGCGGGCAGGTCGGCGACCCGCGCCACGGTCCCGTCGGCGGCGGTCAGCAGCTTCGCGCCGATCACCGGCAGGGCGAGGTCGGTGGGCGCGGGCGGGCGGCCGAGGTCGGCCGCCGGCTGGAACCCGA
The nucleotide sequence above comes from Micromonospora sp. NBC_00389. Encoded proteins:
- a CDS encoding nucleoside triphosphate pyrophosphohydrolase, coding for MTARIVLLVTSPRLPAGLLTSAAWDVVRAHPVLTGAESELTTAMRQAGAEVTLVDGPATQPLLDTVAAHGTVVWLAGPAGDESLARQLGLRLAREPGLAELELMYGSWDPPGARLLDAVAVLDRLASPGGDPWKRAQTHRSLAGYLLEESYEAYDAISADDTDALREELGDVLLQVVLHARLAEELPEGERWNVDDVAGGLVDKMIRRNPHVFAGAEAGTLEEITANWERIKRAEKARDSVLDGVALSQPALALAATILDRAARVGLAVPPPLADSQVDEEARLGASLLATVAAARQANLDPEAALRRTTLAYAEAVRAAETPPVEPPAE
- a CDS encoding DUF885 domain-containing protein, yielding MEAFGVLAERVVEALLESRPGAATAAGDHRYDDRLPDLSADALAADRAMLSDAANALSEQDPDSFDVEEQVDHALLTSFVDRELFELTEIRSHEWNPLRHNPGPLLHALLARPYAPAEVRLTQLAGRLAAVPDALATARATLRDMPRIHAETAVGQFTGTAALIRDELPALLAQAPRSLDRVEPAATAAIAALEEFVAWLRIGLATDAGPGRDPRLGRRRWEARLWHTLDTELGAAEIQRRAWANLDRVTAEIREAAVELVDGQADDAAVRRALDVLAAEHPDDRTIVELAGVTLDEATDFVRAHDLVSLVDDRCVIQEMPEFARGVAVAYCDAPGPLETAALPTFYCIAPTPSDWPAHRVESFYREYNDHMIRNLTVHEAMPGHFLQLAHARHYVGGTRVRALARSGPFIEGWAVYAEELMAGLGFGGLPVRLQQLKMQLRMTINALLDQLVHAEDLPEAEAMALMTGRGFQEEGEAAGKWRRSLLTSTQLSTYFVGYSEVAEIAAARPDGVSVRDWHDAMLAHDCPPPRHLRTLLGV
- the nudC gene encoding NAD(+) diphosphatase translates to MTGPTVGSAPHVGSAPHVGFQPAADLGRPPAPTDLALPVIGAKLLTAADGTVARVADLPADIRWVPLGTLDGVPAWATDLATADEFPGRARGWASLAAEVPEPLATLAGRALAVITWRRTHRWCGACRAELTDLPGESARRCPDCDLYVPMQLSAAVLVAITRPGRAGHADQLLLVRHATGPTGLWALVAGFVEAGETLEAAVHREVGEEVGLTVDGLAYFGSQPWAISGPGVLLAGFTARAADPHAEPVVDGRELTQARWFGLDALPAELPPAYSISRWLIDATVTAARR